Proteins co-encoded in one Aquincola tertiaricarbonis genomic window:
- the gspG gene encoding type II secretion system major pseudopilin GspG, which translates to MSMSPILRSSLRRRRSGRGFTLIELMVVLVIIGVLAALIVPNVLDRADDARVTAARTDVNNLIQALKLYKLDNQRYPTAEQGLEALVRKPTVGTIPMNWKPYLDKLPNDPWGRPYQYVNPGVKGDIDVFSFGADGQTGGEGNNADIGSWQ; encoded by the coding sequence ATGTCCATGTCCCCGATCCTGCGTTCGTCCCTTCGCCGCCGCCGGTCCGGCCGCGGTTTCACCCTGATCGAGCTGATGGTCGTGCTGGTCATCATCGGCGTGCTGGCCGCGCTGATCGTGCCCAACGTGCTCGACCGTGCCGACGATGCCCGCGTGACCGCGGCCCGCACCGACGTCAACAACCTGATCCAGGCGCTCAAGCTGTACAAGCTGGACAACCAGCGCTACCCCACGGCCGAACAGGGCCTGGAAGCGCTGGTGCGCAAACCCACCGTGGGCACCATTCCGATGAACTGGAAGCCCTACCTCGACAAGCTGCCCAACGACCCCTGGGGCCGGCCCTACCAGTACGTGAACCCCGGCGTGAAGGGCGACATCGATGTCTTCAGCTTCGGGGCCGATGGCCAGACCGGCGGCGAAGGCAACAACGCCGACATCGGCTCCTGGCAGTGA
- a CDS encoding prepilin-type N-terminal cleavage/methylation domain-containing protein, with product MRTQRGFTLVEVLVAMFIMAVMAVMAWQGVDAIARSRTVAKASVDRTLRVGTVMAQWQADLRALYPGTAVPPMLLANQIARLVRTTDDGVQVVAWSVRNGRLLRWASPSTRLVGELQEYWLRSQQLLGTESTQLPMLDGVSSWQTYCSDGSPSLNNCESTQEALPVAVRLVMQFEGENVGTLTRDTALPAAPR from the coding sequence ATGCGCACCCAACGCGGCTTCACCCTGGTGGAAGTGCTGGTCGCCATGTTCATCATGGCGGTGATGGCCGTCATGGCCTGGCAGGGCGTGGACGCCATCGCCCGCTCGCGCACCGTGGCCAAGGCCAGCGTGGACCGCACGCTGCGCGTGGGCACGGTGATGGCGCAGTGGCAGGCCGATCTGCGCGCCCTCTACCCCGGCACCGCGGTGCCGCCGATGTTGCTGGCCAACCAGATCGCTCGCCTGGTGCGCACCACCGACGACGGGGTGCAGGTGGTGGCCTGGTCGGTGCGCAACGGCCGGCTGCTGCGCTGGGCCAGCCCATCCACCCGGCTGGTGGGCGAGCTGCAGGAATACTGGCTGCGCAGCCAGCAGCTGCTGGGCACCGAAAGCACCCAGCTGCCGATGCTGGATGGCGTGAGCAGCTGGCAGACCTACTGCAGCGACGGCAGCCCCAGCCTGAACAACTGCGAGTCCACCCAGGAAGCGCTGCCGGTGGCGGTGCGGCTGGTGATGCAGTTCGAGGGTGAAAACGTCGGCACCCTCACCCGCGACACCGCACTGCCGGCTGCGCCCCGATGA
- a CDS encoding pilus assembly FimT family protein yields the protein MARHRRAAVARGFTLIELMVVVALIAIAVSVASLALRDGSQVRLEREAERLAALLEGARAEARAGQLRALWEPTSGVNADGNDFRFVGLPKGDRPLRWMTPGVTVEIVGRRYVVLGPEPLIGAQRILLRLDDQRMALFTDGLGPFTIEQGTP from the coding sequence ATGGCACGGCACCGCCGGGCCGCAGTAGCGCGCGGCTTCACGCTGATCGAGCTGATGGTGGTGGTGGCGTTGATCGCCATCGCCGTCAGCGTGGCCAGCCTGGCGCTGCGCGACGGCTCGCAGGTGCGGCTGGAACGCGAGGCCGAACGCCTGGCCGCGCTGCTGGAGGGCGCCCGCGCCGAAGCCCGTGCCGGCCAGCTGCGTGCGCTGTGGGAACCCACCAGCGGCGTCAACGCTGATGGCAACGACTTCCGCTTCGTCGGCCTGCCCAAGGGCGACCGGCCGCTGCGCTGGATGACGCCCGGCGTGACGGTGGAGATCGTCGGCCGGCGGTATGTGGTGCTGGGCCCCGAGCCGCTGATCGGCGCGCAGCGCATCCTGCTGCGGCTGGACGATCAACGCATGGCGCTGTTCACCGACGGGCTGGGCCCGTTCACCATCGAGCAGGGCACGCCGTGA
- the gspI gene encoding type II secretion system minor pseudopilin GspI, producing the protein MSAHRSRGFTLIEVLVALVIVAVAIGAGLKAAGSLTDNAERLALVTAAQWCADNELVMLTTRKGSFPGIGETTFECEQLGRRYRGRLIVRGTVNADLRVVDAVVGDENDVPLVSVTTGMYRYR; encoded by the coding sequence GTGAGCGCACACCGTTCACGCGGTTTCACGCTGATCGAGGTGCTGGTGGCGCTGGTCATCGTGGCCGTGGCCATCGGCGCCGGCCTGAAGGCCGCCGGCTCCCTGACCGACAACGCCGAGCGCCTGGCGCTGGTGACGGCAGCGCAATGGTGCGCCGACAACGAACTGGTGATGCTGACCACCCGCAAGGGCAGCTTCCCGGGCATCGGCGAGACCACCTTCGAATGTGAACAGCTGGGCCGCCGCTACCGCGGCCGGCTGATCGTGCGCGGCACGGTGAACGCCGACCTGCGGGTGGTGGACGCGGTGGTGGGCGACGAGAACGACGTGCCGCTGGTCAGCGTGACCACCGGCATGTACCGCTACCGCTGA